One Sneathiella sp. P13V-1 genomic region harbors:
- a CDS encoding SufE family protein: MSDMTAAETIEELKDAFLFLEEWTDRYGYLIDLGKKLPEFPPELQVDENLMQGCQSQVWLVSHMEGDKLRFKAASDAMIVSGLIALILKVYDNRTPEEILATDPAFLDELGLQKHLSPSRSNGLHSMVKHVMAAATRNKS, translated from the coding sequence ATGTCTGACATGACTGCAGCAGAAACAATCGAAGAGCTAAAAGACGCCTTTCTCTTTCTGGAAGAGTGGACGGATCGCTATGGGTATCTGATTGACCTTGGAAAGAAACTCCCAGAATTTCCACCGGAGTTGCAGGTGGACGAAAATCTGATGCAGGGGTGTCAGTCCCAGGTGTGGCTGGTTTCACACATGGAAGGCGACAAGTTGCGTTTTAAAGCCGCAAGCGATGCTATGATCGTTAGTGGCTTGATCGCCTTGATACTGAAAGTCTATGACAACAGAACGCCTGAAGAGATTCTGGCAACGGATCCAGCGTTTCTGGATGAGCTTGGGTTACAAAAGCATTTGTCTCCATCGCGGAGCAATGGGTTGCATTCGATGGTGAAGCATGTGATGGCTGCGGCGACACGAAACAAATCCTAA
- the glpD gene encoding glycerol-3-phosphate dehydrogenase: protein MSTDYDLFIIGGGINGCGIARDAVGRGFSVGLCEMRDFASGTSSGSTKLVHGGLRYLEHYEFRLVREALSEREILWEMAPHIIWPLRFVLPHHKKLRPSWLLRLGLFLYDHIGGRKKLPGTKTLNLRENKVGEPIRDEFVKGFEYSDCWVDDARLVILNAKDAQDKGADIFPRTECTKAVRENGIWNIETKNAATGEVRSFTAKLLVNAGGPWVDKVINGALTSDQSLSKQNVRLVQGSHIVVPKMFEHDRCYIFQNEDDRIIFAIPYESDFTLIGTTDQDFKGDLEDFGISEEETRYLCECASEYFLKPIKESDVVWSYSGVRPLYDDGASKAQEATRDYVLKDEGGDGEAPLINIFGGKITTYRRLAESVMEKVEKHLGKKKAAWTAGSHLPGGDFDTDGVHRLALQILEKYPFLSHESVARYVRMYGKLTFQMLGNAKEPSDLGRVFGADLTEREVRYLIEHEWAFEAADIVWRRSKLGLVMSTDEIAELDNWMKTGAVVA from the coding sequence ATGTCAACGGATTACGATCTCTTCATCATCGGCGGTGGTATCAACGGGTGCGGCATAGCCCGTGATGCAGTGGGGCGCGGATTTTCCGTTGGGCTGTGTGAAATGCGAGATTTCGCAAGCGGGACTTCGTCAGGATCCACAAAATTGGTGCATGGCGGTCTTCGATATCTTGAGCATTATGAATTTCGATTGGTAAGAGAAGCTCTCAGTGAACGTGAAATATTGTGGGAAATGGCCCCGCACATTATTTGGCCGCTGAGATTTGTCCTGCCACACCACAAAAAACTACGTCCCAGCTGGTTACTTCGTTTGGGTTTGTTTTTATACGACCACATTGGTGGCCGTAAAAAATTACCTGGCACAAAGACGCTGAACCTTCGCGAAAACAAAGTGGGGGAGCCAATTCGCGATGAGTTCGTTAAAGGGTTCGAGTATTCTGATTGTTGGGTGGATGATGCGAGGCTCGTGATCCTCAATGCCAAGGATGCACAAGATAAAGGGGCGGATATTTTCCCCCGTACAGAGTGCACAAAAGCCGTCCGCGAAAATGGAATCTGGAACATTGAAACCAAAAACGCAGCTACAGGTGAAGTTAGGAGTTTTACAGCGAAATTGCTGGTGAATGCGGGCGGGCCTTGGGTCGACAAAGTGATCAATGGCGCACTTACCTCAGACCAGAGCTTAAGCAAACAAAATGTTCGCTTGGTACAGGGAAGCCATATCGTCGTCCCTAAGATGTTTGAGCATGATAGATGTTACATTTTCCAAAACGAAGATGATCGCATCATTTTCGCGATCCCTTACGAGAGTGATTTCACGCTCATCGGGACAACCGATCAGGACTTTAAGGGTGACTTGGAAGATTTTGGTATTTCCGAAGAGGAAACCCGTTATCTTTGTGAATGTGCAAGCGAATATTTTCTGAAACCTATTAAAGAGTCTGACGTTGTTTGGAGTTATTCTGGCGTTCGGCCCCTTTACGATGATGGCGCCAGTAAAGCGCAGGAAGCCACGCGGGATTATGTCCTGAAAGACGAAGGTGGCGACGGTGAAGCGCCGCTTATCAATATTTTTGGGGGCAAAATAACAACATACCGCCGTCTTGCTGAAAGCGTGATGGAAAAAGTAGAAAAGCATTTGGGTAAGAAAAAAGCGGCGTGGACAGCGGGATCACATCTACCCGGCGGTGATTTCGACACTGATGGGGTTCATCGGTTGGCGCTTCAGATACTTGAGAAATACCCGTTTCTGTCCCATGAAAGTGTCGCACGTTACGTACGGATGTATGGAAAGCTAACCTTCCAGATGCTCGGTAATGCAAAAGAGCCTTCAGATCTTGGGCGTGTTTTCGGTGCAGACCTCACCGAACGTGAAGTGCGTTATTTGATCGAGCATGAATGGGCATTTGAAGCGGCTGATATAGTATGGCGCAGAAGTAAACTTGGCCTTGTGATGAGCACTGACGAAATAGCAGAGCTGGATAACTGGATGAAAACAGGTGCTGTCGTGGCCTAA
- a CDS encoding PAS domain S-box protein, with translation MNKNLSTELEHQLSDALESLSEAFVLYDVDGRLVVCNSQFRDLYGYTEEEAAPGVLMRELIQIDIDKRVLPVNADYQDLDKYIQNRFEYMKGKEGHFDAELEDGRIVRIHDRRTSTGGIVSVQRDVTERIRLEKENLRSKELFEAGFNANGSFCSITVLDSGKFLDVNDSWCEISGYSREDAIGNTANDLNIWGNEYNREKLVKEFKERKKLVGFKTQIKRKDGTICSIILNSKVMEVDGQMCLFLSGQDTTEIREAEIALSESNERLAGFTGASTDWYWEQDENRRFTYLSSKVTSSLGLTSSEYIGHTMEEIYNDSSDPGAQEVNRKFTARESFRDIIMKRVHPLTGESVWLQVSGQPFYDKDGEYRGYRGATTDITEKVSLEEHLQQSQKMEAIGQLTGGVAHDFNNLLAVIQGNSEFLEDVIVEEKPELAKHIHAILRAADRGAELTQSMLAFSRKQDLRPTSFMLDERINSMLGIVGRTLGENIEIDTQFEAGLWPCIADAGKLENAFLNMCINSRDAMVKGGKLTIKLENTTLDNDSFDGNYEPGDYVKMSIEDTGTGIKEEDIPHITEPFFTTKEVGKGTGLGLSMVYGFAMQSKGYFDIKSEVDVGTEVSLYLPRA, from the coding sequence GTGAATAAAAACCTTTCCACCGAATTAGAGCATCAACTTTCTGATGCTTTAGAGAGTTTGTCGGAAGCCTTTGTGCTTTACGATGTGGATGGGAGATTGGTGGTGTGCAATTCGCAGTTCAGGGATCTGTACGGGTATACAGAAGAAGAAGCAGCCCCCGGCGTGTTGATGCGCGAATTGATCCAGATTGATATTGATAAGCGCGTTTTGCCGGTAAATGCTGATTATCAGGATCTCGATAAATATATCCAGAACCGCTTTGAATATATGAAGGGCAAAGAAGGTCATTTCGACGCCGAATTGGAAGATGGCAGAATAGTCCGCATCCATGATCGCCGCACATCAACAGGCGGGATTGTCAGCGTCCAAAGAGACGTAACAGAGCGTATCCGCCTCGAAAAAGAAAATCTTAGGAGTAAAGAGCTTTTTGAAGCCGGCTTCAATGCAAATGGAAGTTTCTGCTCTATCACTGTATTGGATAGTGGTAAGTTTCTGGACGTAAATGACTCCTGGTGTGAGATTTCGGGCTATTCCAGAGAAGATGCGATTGGAAACACTGCCAATGACCTGAATATTTGGGGTAACGAGTATAACCGCGAAAAGCTGGTCAAAGAATTTAAAGAACGGAAAAAACTGGTCGGCTTTAAAACACAGATCAAAAGAAAAGATGGCACTATTTGCTCTATCATTCTCAATAGTAAAGTGATGGAAGTAGACGGTCAGATGTGCTTGTTCTTGTCCGGGCAAGACACTACCGAAATCCGGGAAGCGGAAATTGCGCTTAGTGAAAGTAATGAACGATTGGCCGGATTTACGGGTGCGAGTACAGATTGGTATTGGGAGCAGGACGAAAATCGCAGATTTACCTATCTTTCAAGTAAGGTAACCAGTTCCCTTGGGTTGACCAGTAGTGAATATATTGGCCACACAATGGAAGAGATCTACAACGATAGTAGCGACCCGGGTGCCCAAGAAGTGAACCGGAAATTCACCGCTCGAGAGAGTTTCCGAGACATTATCATGAAACGGGTTCATCCATTGACGGGCGAATCCGTTTGGCTTCAGGTCAGTGGGCAGCCTTTTTATGATAAAGACGGTGAATACCGGGGGTATCGCGGGGCCACAACCGACATCACGGAAAAAGTCTCTCTGGAGGAACATCTCCAACAATCTCAAAAAATGGAAGCGATCGGGCAGCTGACCGGCGGAGTGGCCCATGATTTTAATAATCTACTTGCGGTTATTCAAGGAAACAGCGAGTTTCTGGAAGATGTGATCGTCGAGGAGAAGCCAGAGCTCGCCAAACATATACATGCCATCTTGAGAGCGGCGGATCGCGGTGCTGAACTGACGCAAAGTATGTTGGCTTTTTCCAGAAAGCAGGACCTTCGTCCCACTTCATTCATGTTAGATGAGCGCATCAATTCCATGCTCGGTATTGTCGGGCGGACACTCGGCGAGAATATTGAGATCGATACTCAGTTTGAAGCCGGTTTGTGGCCCTGTATTGCGGATGCCGGCAAACTTGAGAACGCGTTTCTAAATATGTGCATCAATTCGCGTGATGCCATGGTGAAGGGCGGCAAGCTGACCATCAAGCTTGAGAATACAACTCTGGATAACGATAGTTTCGACGGAAATTATGAGCCGGGCGATTATGTAAAAATGTCCATTGAGGATACCGGCACAGGTATCAAGGAAGAGGATATCCCTCATATTACTGAGCCTTTTTTCACAACGAAAGAAGTTGGAAAAGGAACCGGCCTTGGGCTCAGCATGGTGTACGGCTTTGCGATGCAGTCAAAGGGGTATTTCGACATCAAATCGGAAGTTGATGTTGGAACAGAAGTAAGCCTGTACTTACCACGCGCGTGA